The Calditerrivibrio nitroreducens DSM 19672 genome window below encodes:
- a CDS encoding NAD-glutamate dehydrogenase domain-containing protein, with amino-acid sequence MLNISFLTHNDLTEDFSRNNKVSLIESLFPEKVKREDNFFNFSRIMINKLPDNLISHLNGEDLRNFLLELYKNLQDRKKKRYYINSFNGITDKFIIGNFSILTLITDDRPFLVDSLREYFYEINLNQQFIIHPILSIKRNNKGEVIDIGEPYIGSSNESFVVIFISNISNEELEKIKAEVEDIYENVLIVVDDYPKMLGFLKQLEQRYQGLSTETSDFISWLISDKFIIQGVRIISNIKSDNEFSLDQMGVYKFNRTTKLIPSIIKAVKNNKILTLDNYPIVVDKAIYKSKVKKRKNYDRIILITGEKDNLSIISIIGVFTKDALKSSPFEISIIKNKIKKVVEHFNFVNGSHDHKWLIDIIESFPKIEIFNFDEKTIIEIMKTIFSIQGKNQIRLYYKTFSPQKNLYIFLAIPYEKYSSELVNDLKESFEKLFTAKTLDISVRHDEHGYNFIHFNLYAKELITKVDENKLKSVISELIKGWEEEFYNILSEELPGYEADKVYDTNVNLFPENYKVKCSPYEAVFDINNLKKLSTGNVYSSLYIENNKLIIKIYKKQRMLLTDIMPIVDNIGLKVNEEDIFEIKSEEHTCSYIHSIYLDCIEDAKQFYENFKQSLPELVENVILDNVENDRLNKLIITSQLNYREVDLLRSIRNYLEQINSNFKRNTIDDALLNNPEISKLFIEYFSEKFNPSIQKRFTEKIADEITTKIESVKSVVEDRILRCFMDILKNMIRTNFFINPTKNYISFKISSKTLNILPDPKPLYEIYVHSSNMEGIHLRGGKVARGGLRFSDRHDDFRTEILGLMKTQMVKNTVIVPVGSKGGFIVKKRFDDSNLDKIHVIEQYKTLIRGLLDITDNYVGKKVVHPQNVVIYDENDPYLVVAADKGTATFSDIANSVSIDYGFWLGDAFASGGSAGYDHKKVGITAKGAWESVKRHFREMGKDIQREPFTVIGIGDMSGDVFGNGMLLSKQIKLIAAFNHMHIFIDPDPDPATSFNERLRLFKLPKSAWSDYNQNLISKGGGIFERSAKKIELSPEMKAMFKTDKNFATGEELIKMILKCNAELLWNGGIGTYVKDSSESNAEVGDKLNDNVRINAEELQVKVIGEGGNLGFTQKGRIKFALLGGKINTDAVDNSAGVDMSDHEVNLKILLSHLMKTKEIKDLKERNRLISDLTDEVADLVLKDNFEQSRILSIEAINAENNILPYIEAANYLKNIGLLNFEIEKIEFIKENRGITRPELAVLMAYTKLFLFDQILEDVDINEPILKKLYESYYPKTLLEKYGHSIYEHKLIKEILATVMVNKFVNQFGFVNYLNLHNLYGKDFYKIMLRYFQAEELFNLSELRNRLDQLDAKKSTSTTYTAFIEIEKTLAVATEWMLNDTNFEMLQNNKDLFIKMLQKIGDTPGGDFKKIFRAFEQDLISKGLPSNLAYEVSRIKFSKPVFDLFEVVVKESLDIELLIKNYYQMSEVLNFKIITNRIKDLKPKDHWDNVNKDNLLKKIKILQKKFAHKVTLESEWYKNIVKKEKLFFSNYFNFVKSLEEGDSYSLIPYNVILESLDKIVQI; translated from the coding sequence ATGCTAAATATTTCTTTTTTAACACACAATGATCTTACAGAGGATTTTTCCAGAAACAACAAGGTGAGTTTAATAGAATCACTATTTCCTGAAAAGGTTAAAAGGGAAGATAATTTTTTTAATTTTTCCAGGATTATGATAAATAAACTCCCTGATAACCTCATATCCCATTTAAATGGAGAAGATCTACGAAACTTCCTTCTTGAACTTTATAAAAATCTACAGGATCGCAAAAAAAAGAGATATTACATAAATAGCTTCAATGGCATTACAGATAAATTCATCATTGGAAATTTCTCAATACTAACATTAATCACCGATGATAGACCTTTTCTGGTGGATAGCCTGAGGGAGTATTTCTATGAGATCAACCTTAATCAGCAGTTTATCATTCATCCAATTTTAAGCATCAAGAGAAATAACAAAGGTGAGGTCATCGATATCGGTGAGCCATATATAGGTTCCTCAAATGAATCGTTTGTGGTGATCTTTATATCTAATATCTCAAATGAAGAGCTTGAAAAGATAAAAGCAGAAGTGGAAGATATCTACGAAAATGTTTTAATAGTAGTGGATGATTACCCTAAGATGTTGGGCTTTTTGAAACAGCTGGAACAAAGATACCAGGGGCTAAGCACCGAAACATCAGATTTTATAAGCTGGCTTATCAGTGACAAGTTTATAATTCAGGGGGTTAGAATCATAAGTAACATAAAGAGTGATAACGAATTTTCCCTGGATCAGATGGGGGTATACAAATTTAATAGAACAACGAAACTTATCCCATCCATCATAAAAGCTGTAAAAAATAACAAAATACTGACCCTGGACAATTATCCTATCGTAGTGGATAAGGCAATCTATAAGTCGAAGGTGAAAAAGAGAAAAAATTATGATAGGATAATATTGATAACTGGTGAAAAAGATAATTTAAGTATCATCTCCATAATAGGTGTATTCACCAAAGATGCCCTCAAATCAAGCCCATTTGAAATCTCTATCATAAAGAATAAAATAAAAAAGGTTGTAGAGCATTTTAATTTTGTTAACGGATCTCACGACCACAAATGGCTAATCGATATAATTGAGTCTTTTCCAAAGATAGAGATCTTTAATTTTGATGAAAAAACCATCATAGAGATAATGAAAACGATATTCAGCATACAGGGGAAAAATCAGATAAGACTTTATTATAAGACATTTTCACCACAGAAAAATCTATATATCTTTCTTGCCATCCCTTATGAAAAATACTCATCTGAGCTGGTAAATGATCTGAAAGAATCCTTTGAAAAGCTCTTTACGGCAAAAACACTGGATATTTCCGTAAGGCATGATGAACACGGGTATAATTTTATACACTTCAATCTCTATGCAAAAGAGTTGATAACAAAAGTGGATGAAAATAAGCTAAAATCTGTAATTTCAGAACTGATAAAAGGGTGGGAAGAAGAATTTTACAATATATTATCTGAAGAACTTCCAGGATATGAAGCAGACAAAGTATATGACACAAACGTTAACCTCTTCCCTGAAAACTATAAAGTGAAATGCTCCCCTTACGAAGCTGTATTTGACATAAATAATCTGAAGAAATTATCCACTGGTAATGTTTATTCATCTTTATACATAGAAAACAACAAGCTAATCATAAAAATATACAAAAAACAGAGGATGCTTCTTACGGATATAATGCCAATTGTGGATAACATAGGGTTAAAAGTAAATGAAGAGGATATCTTTGAAATTAAATCAGAAGAGCATACCTGCTCATATATCCATAGCATCTACCTTGATTGCATAGAAGATGCAAAACAGTTTTACGAAAATTTTAAACAGTCTCTACCCGAACTTGTGGAAAACGTTATCCTTGACAACGTAGAAAATGACAGGTTAAACAAACTCATCATAACTTCCCAACTGAATTACAGAGAAGTTGACCTTTTAAGATCCATCAGAAACTATCTTGAGCAGATAAATTCAAATTTCAAAAGAAATACCATAGATGACGCACTACTAAATAATCCAGAAATTTCAAAACTTTTCATTGAATACTTTTCAGAAAAATTCAACCCATCAATTCAAAAAAGATTTACAGAAAAAATTGCGGATGAAATAACAACTAAAATAGAATCTGTAAAATCTGTGGTGGAGGATAGAATCTTAAGATGTTTCATGGATATTCTAAAAAATATGATAAGGACAAACTTCTTCATAAACCCCACTAAAAACTATATATCTTTTAAAATATCATCCAAAACACTTAATATTCTCCCAGATCCAAAACCTCTCTATGAAATATACGTACACAGCTCTAATATGGAAGGTATTCACCTGAGGGGTGGAAAAGTAGCAAGAGGTGGACTTAGATTCAGCGATCGACATGACGATTTTAGAACCGAAATCCTTGGTCTCATGAAAACCCAGATGGTAAAAAACACAGTGATAGTTCCTGTGGGGTCTAAGGGTGGTTTCATAGTTAAAAAAAGATTTGATGATAGCAATCTTGATAAAATTCATGTAATAGAGCAATACAAAACTCTCATTAGAGGACTTCTGGATATTACGGATAACTATGTGGGTAAGAAAGTTGTTCACCCCCAGAATGTTGTTATTTATGACGAAAACGATCCATACCTGGTCGTTGCTGCAGATAAAGGAACGGCAACCTTCAGCGATATCGCGAATTCTGTTTCCATCGACTATGGTTTCTGGCTAGGTGATGCTTTTGCATCTGGAGGAAGTGCAGGTTATGACCATAAAAAAGTCGGTATAACCGCAAAAGGGGCATGGGAATCTGTAAAAAGACATTTCAGAGAGATGGGAAAAGATATCCAGAGGGAACCTTTTACCGTAATCGGTATAGGGGACATGTCCGGTGACGTTTTTGGAAATGGGATGCTTCTGTCAAAACAGATAAAGTTGATAGCCGCCTTCAATCATATGCACATATTTATCGATCCTGATCCCGATCCAGCAACAAGCTTCAACGAACGACTAAGACTATTTAAGCTTCCAAAATCCGCCTGGAGCGACTACAATCAAAACTTAATTTCGAAAGGTGGTGGAATCTTCGAAAGATCAGCTAAAAAAATAGAATTGTCCCCAGAGATGAAAGCAATGTTTAAAACGGATAAAAATTTTGCTACCGGTGAAGAGCTGATAAAAATGATACTGAAATGCAACGCAGAATTGCTCTGGAATGGTGGAATTGGAACATATGTTAAGGACTCATCTGAATCAAATGCTGAGGTGGGTGATAAGCTAAACGATAATGTAAGAATCAATGCAGAGGAGCTACAGGTAAAAGTTATTGGTGAAGGTGGTAATCTCGGTTTTACCCAGAAAGGTAGAATAAAATTTGCACTTTTAGGTGGAAAAATTAATACCGACGCCGTTGATAACTCCGCCGGTGTAGATATGTCTGACCATGAGGTAAACCTTAAAATACTTCTGTCACACCTTATGAAAACAAAAGAGATAAAAGATCTAAAAGAGAGAAACAGGCTAATATCAGATTTGACGGATGAAGTGGCTGACCTTGTATTAAAGGACAACTTTGAGCAATCAAGAATATTAAGTATAGAGGCAATAAACGCAGAAAATAATATACTTCCATATATAGAAGCTGCAAACTATCTTAAAAATATAGGATTATTAAATTTTGAAATTGAGAAGATAGAATTTATTAAAGAAAATAGAGGGATAACCCGTCCAGAACTGGCAGTATTGATGGCTTACACCAAGCTTTTCCTGTTTGATCAAATATTAGAAGATGTAGATATCAATGAGCCTATATTAAAAAAACTATATGAATCCTATTATCCAAAAACATTGCTTGAAAAGTATGGACACTCAATTTATGAACACAAATTGATTAAAGAGATTTTAGCCACCGTGATGGTGAATAAATTTGTAAACCAATTTGGTTTTGTAAATTATTTAAATCTCCACAATCTCTACGGAAAAGATTTTTATAAAATAATGCTACGATATTTTCAGGCGGAAGAGCTCTTTAATCTATCTGAATTACGGAATAGACTTGATCAATTAGACGCAAAAAAATCCACATCAACCACTTACACTGCTTTTATTGAAATAGAAAAAACACTTGCGGTTGCCACAGAGTGGATGCTAAATGATACAAACTTTGAAATGTTACAAAACAATAAAGACCTTTTTATTAAAATGCTTCAAAAAATAGGGGATACCCCGGGAGGGGATTTCAAAAAAATATTCAGAGCATTCGAACAGGATCTGATATCAAAAGGATTGCCATCCAATCTCGCATACGAAGTAAGCCGGATAAAATTCAGCAAACCTGTGTTTGATCTTTTTGAAGTGGTGGTAAAAGAATCCCTTGATATAGAACTTTTGATTAAAAATTATTATCAGATGTCAGAGGTATTAAATTTCAAGATAATTACCAACAGGATAAAAGATCTAAAACCAAAGGATCACTGGGATAATGTGAATAAAGACAACCTCTTAAAGAAGATAAAAATACTTCAAAAAAAGTTTGCCCACAAAGTTACCCTTGAGTCAGAGTGGTATAAGAATATAGTAAAAAAAGAGAAACTCTTCTTTTCGAACTATTTCAATTTTGTAAAATCCTTAGAGGAAGGGGATTCATACTCACTAATACCTTATAATGTGATACTCGAATCCCTTGATAAAATAGTACAGATATGA
- a CDS encoding M16 family metallopeptidase has translation MKFFKILLLGFIINFLGVNLFASEEFKLSNDVKVVYNNIPNIKITSVQLWMNTGSRNETKEINGISHFLEHMVFKGTKSFRPDEIDSIVEANGGQMNAATSKDYTFYYITIPTENVEVAFKVISEMVFDALFLDDEIEKEKPVVIEEIKRKYDDPTYDMWTTLAETIHQNTSYSMEIIGTEDNVRSFNHQKLMDYYKKYYHPHNMTLAIVGDIDKSKAFALAEKYFNKKRDVPHGEHLVFDQKKLPDHVEKFFKKDVNQVYGLIAYPAPKINEKDIYALDLLEEILSGGEMSILNKTLKNEKGLVNSVFGGYSGLKYGGTFLVFYTCEPGKETKVDREIMNIFSNILNNGIPKTELESARNRLKSTVIFRREKASAEAEDIGYSYTLGMENYYKNFIENINKTTDEDILRVFKEILTNNSVVIKTVPKK, from the coding sequence ATGAAGTTTTTTAAAATCTTGCTGTTGGGTTTTATAATAAACTTTTTGGGGGTTAATCTGTTTGCGAGCGAAGAATTTAAATTGAGTAATGATGTGAAAGTGGTTTATAACAACATACCAAACATAAAAATCACTTCTGTGCAGCTATGGATGAACACCGGCTCAAGAAATGAAACTAAAGAGATCAATGGTATATCACACTTTTTGGAGCATATGGTGTTTAAAGGGACAAAAAGCTTCAGACCAGACGAGATCGATAGCATAGTTGAAGCAAATGGTGGTCAGATGAATGCAGCAACCAGTAAAGATTATACTTTTTACTATATCACCATTCCCACTGAAAATGTCGAAGTTGCTTTTAAAGTTATCAGCGAGATGGTATTTGACGCTCTCTTTTTGGATGATGAGATAGAAAAAGAAAAACCTGTCGTCATTGAGGAGATCAAAAGGAAATATGACGATCCCACATACGATATGTGGACAACCCTTGCGGAAACGATACATCAAAATACAAGCTACAGCATGGAGATCATCGGCACAGAAGACAACGTAAGATCTTTTAACCATCAGAAACTTATGGACTACTATAAAAAATACTACCACCCCCACAATATGACCCTTGCAATTGTGGGTGATATAGACAAAAGCAAAGCTTTCGCACTTGCAGAAAAATATTTCAATAAGAAAAGAGATGTCCCGCATGGAGAACATTTAGTTTTTGATCAAAAAAAGCTGCCAGATCATGTTGAAAAGTTTTTCAAAAAAGATGTAAATCAGGTATACGGTCTCATAGCCTATCCTGCCCCTAAAATCAATGAAAAGGATATATACGCATTGGATCTTTTGGAAGAGATCTTATCCGGTGGTGAGATGTCTATACTAAATAAAACACTAAAAAATGAAAAAGGGCTTGTAAACTCCGTATTCGGTGGATATTCCGGCCTGAAGTATGGGGGCACATTTCTGGTATTTTATACCTGCGAACCTGGTAAAGAGACAAAAGTCGATAGGGAGATCATGAATATTTTTTCCAACATATTAAACAATGGTATCCCAAAAACTGAATTGGAATCTGCCAGAAATAGATTAAAAAGTACAGTGATCTTCAGAAGAGAAAAGGCATCGGCGGAGGCAGAGGATATCGGTTACTCCTATACCCTCGGAATGGAAAATTATTATAAAAATTTCATAGAAAATATAAATAAAACCACAGATGAAGATATCTTAAGGGTATTTAAAGAAATCCTCACAAACAACTCTGTGGTGATTAAAACCGTCCCCAAGAAATAG